The sequence GAGGTCTTTGTCCTTTCCTTTCAAATATGGATGCATTCTGGTCAGCAGGACAAATTCACCGCCGAATCGTTTGCCGAGTGCATCAAGGAGTCTGTCGACGTCTAAGGCATAGCAGTCTAAGCTGAAGTCATCGCGGAACGTTGGGACATACAGAACGAATTTTTTGCCCGTGACGCCATACGTTTCGCTTACTTTTTGTTTGATGCGTGCATACGTTTCTTCACCTTCGAAGAAGATGTCATTACGCGCGTGACCGACTTTCATGATGATGTCATCATCTCTGCGAAATACCGATCGAAACATATCGTCTTCGAACGTACTGTTCGATACCAATACATTGATGTATCGTGCGTCTACATCTTCCAGCGATTCTCCGACGTTCTTGTCGGCACCGCCTTTACCGTGTTCGTCGCGGCCTGTTCGTTTGATACCAAGCGAGCCGTGCCACGTCTGAATATAGAACTGGTCATCTTTTTTACGCCATCCGCGTTTGATAAAGTCGCTCGTTGCGGCATTGCTGATAAGCAGTCTGGCCTGTGCCAATTCTCTGATGGCATCTTCGCTCTGATAGTCGACCAGTCTGACCTGCGGCGGGAAACAAGAGGTGTCTGCTTTCTCGATATCTCTGAGGAGCCAAACGATCTCATACGGCAATTGCCGTTTGAATATCTCTTCGAGGATATACTTGGGATGGCAGCCGTACAGATTCAATCCTCTGTAATTGTTGACTACGATCTTATTGGGCTGTATCGGTGTACGAAGGCACATCTCGTTTACTTTTTTATATCGGTTGATCGTATAGATAGGTTTCCCGCATACGACAACGCATTTGCCGTCCGCCTTGTTGGCTATCGAAAAAAGCCACCTGCTAAACTTCTTGAAACTCATGGTTCACTCACCTTACTGCCATTATTTTGAGAAAGGGAAACCACCGACAGCAGTTTCCCCATACCCATTTTTCTTATCATTTGATCTTGATGTCAACAACTTCACCGCTGAAATCACTCAACAATGTTTTCAGCGATATCT is a genomic window of Selenomonadales bacterium containing:
- a CDS encoding CDP-glycerol glycerophosphotransferase family protein gives rise to the protein MSFKKFSRWLFSIANKADGKCVVVCGKPIYTINRYKKVNEMCLRTPIQPNKIVVNNYRGLNLYGCHPKYILEEIFKRQLPYEIVWLLRDIEKADTSCFPPQVRLVDYQSEDAIRELAQARLLISNAATSDFIKRGWRKKDDQFYIQTWHGSLGIKRTGRDEHGKGGADKNVGESLEDVDARYINVLVSNSTFEDDMFRSVFRRDDDIIMKVGHARNDIFFEGEETYARIKQKVSETYGVTGKKFVLYVPTFRDDFSLDCYALDVDRLLDALGKRFGGEFVLLTRMHPYLKGKDKDLFRSAGQVINTTEYPDIQELLVASDVVITDYSSCIFDYMLGRRPGFVFATDLEKYNTERGFYYPIEETPFPIAENNQQMIDNILSFDDERYQKEIDRFLVDRGCVERGDATMRVVDLIEDVMSGRNK